The region TTTATGTCCTGCTGAATTTTGATATGTTTCGTACTGCGTTTTTCTTTAAATTCTCGCGTCCCTAGGTTTTTTAACGTGAAATATATGAAGCTATCTTTCGTAGCTCTAGCAATACGTATGTTTGCTTGTATTTGGACGTGGTTTCAAACAGATGATATATAATTCATAATTTGGTATTTTTGTGCAACAGGCTCTTCTGCTGCTTGCTTTGACTGTCAAGAGGGACCTTGGTTCCCCACAAATGTGCCGAAAGCAAAATTGCTGTACCGATTATAAGCACAAATCAAATGCCATCCCTAAAAATGAAGAGCAAAGTAAGTGCGAGCTGTTTGGCAGAGAGAAATGATCTTCAAATATGTCAAACATCAAAAGTAATTTCCAAAAACCCATGTTCTAAAATCGTGATTTCTGCTCAGGAGGTAGAGATCGACACAACTATTCAAAATTGTATAAATGGTAAGAAGCTACTTGAGATGGCTTAAATTTAATCTTTCTTTGATGTTTCTGTCAAAGTATCTATGTAAATTTTTTCTTACTAGTACGTTTTCGTGTTTTTGCTTCATTTGTTCTTTTTCGGTCTCTTTATTCagcattttaatatatataatatactcCCTCCGGTCACAATTATAAGCAAAAGTAACTACTTTCACACTGATTATGAAAGTTAGTTAAGTgtaattaattttcttgatttcatgtacaatcaatgtaaaatttactataatatttttagttatatttgaTGAATCAACTActaacattaaatgcatttgaattAAATGAAGGATATACTAGTAATATAAGAattaataagtttaaaaataaatgaCTTTTGCTCATAATAGTGACCAAGATTTGATGTCACTTGTTTGCTTATAATAGCGACCGGAGGGAGTATAACATGCTGCTGATTTGGAGTTTTCGTTACTGATTTTAAGCTAGCCATAGAACCTTTGTTGGTGTTTTGCCTGGGTGATATTTTGTCTTAATTTGTATCGTAATTAATAAAGGACGATTGATGTATGAAATACATGCCTTTTGACATTCTACTAGGAAAAGTAAAATTATCATCATTTATATACTTATACTTGTTGTTTAGGAATCTGAATCTTCTCAGATGACCATGTTATGTCAAGATTCTCCTGCATAAGTTGCCGCACTCCTACACTTACTCACAAATTGTTCTATAGTATAGGTCTTAATGTCAATCTTTCATAACCCGCTACACATCCGGGGACAGAAAGCACgttataataaaaagaaaataaaatcctcGCTTAGACAAATTGGTTTATCTGTCATTGCCTTGATCAGGTAAGTTGAGACTTTGGAGCCAACTAGTAGAGGACGTAAAAGAGCTGACTGTAATGTGAGATGTAATTATGAATTTATCATCGAGttgaattttcaaatttggtttCTGTTCTGAACTTTAAGGTAGTTCTGAGTCTGTAGCCTTAAGGTTTCTATAGGGTCAAAATTCTGTTCTTCTGTCACAATTAAAAAAACAGGACCTAAGATTTAGCTGCTCGTTATCAGAATATTAGGACCAGGTTTCCAAAATATGATTGAAATTCAGTTGTTAAATCATTAGTTGCGGTTTATCTGAAAAGTCTTTTGATGGTAGAGAAAATTGTTTGTATGATCTGCCTATCATAAAAAACACTAATGCTTAATTTTTAATTGAGTAGAGTGACCAGGTATGATACAAAGTGACCAGGTTCcttagttttttaaatttttttgccaGTTAATTTTCTTGATATAATTCATGTCAATTCTGTGATCGTAGATAGTATCACTTTCTGTCACTTACAATCTTCCTTGATTTACAAGTGAGTTTTAAATTGGCATTATTTTGATTCTACGCGTTTGATAATTCTTGCTATTTTTCGATAGTTTCTTCAAGAATGCTGCCCAAAGACATTGCAACTGATCAATCTAATGATGGCAAAGAACATCTGGATTATGAAAACTCTGACTCCCAACACCAGTTTTCTGTATGTTCCTCTATCCTGGTAACACCAATTTTCTGTatatatatagtttgatattagcATAGTAGTAAATATTTGCAAATCTTAGTCTATCTTTctcttaaatttaatttaaattagaaaGAGACAAGGAGGTAGAGAAATTAGATAATTTATAGATCAAACATACACTGGTTATTTTAAAACcaactttttaagtttatttgttttaatctaatttgaattttaaattaattaaataagaatctAATTTTAAGAAATATCTAAAACCAGAATTTTAAAACCAGCCAATTGTACATGGTTATCTGCCTTTTGAAGGTTGCCAAACCCTATTGTCAACTAATTTGGGGCATACACTGATAAACATACCAATGAGTTATCCTTTTCCAGATAAATAGAAATTCTCCATTTCCCAACTAGATAGATGCTTGTAGATGCTTCAAGCTTTAGTTTAGTTTTCTGTTGAAACATTATTATATAATACTTGTTTCCGTGACATTTAAACTCTTCTGTAATGCATGATTGCCataactcttttttttctttcttttctaggAACTAACCAATCTCTGTACAGAGAACTTAGAAACAATTTTTTCTCCTGCTTTTGAGCCCATCGAAGTCCATTCACAACATTATACTGAAAAAGGCACAGGTATGAAAACTCTGTTATTTGTATGTGTTCTTTGCTTGTTTGTAATGTATCCGTGACACTCTGAAAGAACATGATTGTAAtgttttcttatttgttttttaatttgaaaGCAAGATTTATCATGCaactttattattttcttaataacTTATGTGATAACTTGCACTGTATGAATTTCTTTCCTAAGTCTGATAATCTTAGGTAAATAAAAAGCAGGACTTATTACTGCATTTGAATTTAATGGGCCAAATTTTGATGCTTCTTGCCAGAGAAATTAGATCGGCCCActtgataaatttaaaaaaaaaataaagaaataggatttgtgaagaagaaatcaatttaaaatcATACCGAAGTTAAAATCTTACAAAGCACTAGAAATTTACTAGGGGTGGGAGTGTTTAGCTGTTTGTAGGAGATTGTTGGTTTAAATCTCCATATCATGGTTGTAGCCAAAGACGAGAGGCATTAGAGGTTGTTGAATCTATGAGCTGATTGTTATCTTTTAAAATATGACTAGTCAAATGTAGGGACAAATAGTCTTAAAGTCAGCCTAAGTAGTAAATGAGTAATGAACAAAACTAGCAATGAAAAACTGGGAGGAATTAAAGAAAGCTCGCAAAGCTCTGTACTTTGACTGAAATTTGACTTTAAGAGCCTAATAGATAAGTAGTAAAATACAACTAagattaaaaatatgatttattttttaataaaactactAAATTTTGAAGTAATGGAATTTAAAATCCAGCCTAATTTCCTTAGCAGACAAATTAATATGTCCGGTTTTCGAACTTATGGCTGCTAGATATAAAACCATTCAGATGCTTTCACCTAATAGCTTAGCCTAAAAAGTTAGTTGGTTGGGTTCATAATACAGAATCAAAGCCTATAACCTAGTAAAAGTTAAATTTCAGCACAAATTTGAATGGTCTTGTGCATTGTCCCCGATTTAACCCCAATGGAATCACGCGTTAGGGGTCGTGCTAGATATAAAACCACTCACCTGTTTCACATAATAGCTCAAGTTTTTACAATAGGGGGTTCATTCCAGGGTCGCTTTGATTGAATTGACTGCATCACAATGTACAGTTACTTTATAGCTATCTCGTTGTTATTATTTATATTCTGACAACTTCGACTGTCTTATAGTGAGCTTTGGTGATACTAACATGGAAGGAGTTGTAGCTGATGAAGGAAGAAACATACGTGGCTTTGAAACATGTGATGTATCTGACTTCTACATTTCTGACATGATCATTACAAACTTACCCTTTTGTGGAAATTCATTGGATGATGATGTCGGTGAAACCAACTACCTATCTGATTTTGGATCCACCGAGCCATCCGTGGTTTGTGCTTCTGAACAGTACACGATCCTGCCTGTTCGTGAAGATGATGCTAAAGTTGGATGTACTCCAGATATCATGTCATGCGGAGAAGGTGCTGTGGTTCGTGAAAGTGCTAGCTTGTATTCTGCTATAGCTCAGATAAGATCCTGCAACCAGGAGTCCGATGTCAAAGATGACTTGGATAAGGAAGAGTGCTTTGATCCACAGTCATTTATCAAGAGTTTACCAGAACTATCAGAAGTAGAATTAAATGACCAGCCCACACTATTTCCTAAGCAATCTCCAAGAAGAAAATCAGTAACCCTTGTGCTTGATTTAGATGGTAAGAAATTATGATACTTGTTTACCACCGA is a window of Vicia villosa cultivar HV-30 ecotype Madison, WI unplaced genomic scaffold, Vvil1.0 ctg.001112F_1_1_3, whole genome shotgun sequence DNA encoding:
- the LOC131633334 gene encoding uncharacterized protein LOC131633334 isoform X2, with the translated sequence MPSLKMKSKVSASCLAERNDLQICQTSKVISKNPCSKIVISAQEVEIDTTIQNCINVSSRMLPKDIATDQSNDGKEHLDYENSDSQHQFSVCSSILELTNLCTENLETIFSPAFEPIEVHSQHYTEKVSFGDTNMEGVVADEGRNIRGFETCDVSDFYISDMIITNLPFCGNSLDDDVGETNYLSDFGSTEPSVVCASEQYTILPVREDDAKVGCTPDIMSCGEGAVVRESASLYSAIAQIRSCNQESDVKDDLDKEECFDPQSFIKSLPELSEVELNDQPTLFPKQSPRRKSVTLVLDLDETLVHSTLEHCDNADFTFNIFFNMKDYTVYVKQRPFLHTFLERVSEMFEVIIFTASQSIYAKQLLDVLDPDEKFISRRVYRESCLFSDGNYTKDLTILGVDLSKVVIIDNSPQVFRLQVNNGIPIKSWFDDPSDCALMSLLPFLETLADADDVRPIIAKRYGNKE
- the LOC131633334 gene encoding uncharacterized protein LOC131633334 isoform X1, translated to MPSLKMKSKVSASCLAERNDLQICQTSKVISKNPCSKIVISAQEVEIDTTIQNCINVSSRMLPKDIATDQSNDGKEHLDYENSDSQHQFSVCSSILELTNLCTENLETIFSPAFEPIEVHSQHYTEKGTVSFGDTNMEGVVADEGRNIRGFETCDVSDFYISDMIITNLPFCGNSLDDDVGETNYLSDFGSTEPSVVCASEQYTILPVREDDAKVGCTPDIMSCGEGAVVRESASLYSAIAQIRSCNQESDVKDDLDKEECFDPQSFIKSLPELSEVELNDQPTLFPKQSPRRKSVTLVLDLDETLVHSTLEHCDNADFTFNIFFNMKDYTVYVKQRPFLHTFLERVSEMFEVIIFTASQSIYAKQLLDVLDPDEKFISRRVYRESCLFSDGNYTKDLTILGVDLSKVVIIDNSPQVFRLQVNNGIPIKSWFDDPSDCALMSLLPFLETLADADDVRPIIAKRYGNKE
- the LOC131633334 gene encoding uncharacterized protein LOC131633334 isoform X3, which codes for MPSLKMKSKVSASCLAERNDLQICQTSKVISKNPCSKIVISAQEVEIDTTIQNCINVSSRMLPKDIATDQSNDGKEHLDYENSDSQHQFSELTNLCTENLETIFSPAFEPIEVHSQHYTEKGTVSFGDTNMEGVVADEGRNIRGFETCDVSDFYISDMIITNLPFCGNSLDDDVGETNYLSDFGSTEPSVVCASEQYTILPVREDDAKVGCTPDIMSCGEGAVVRESASLYSAIAQIRSCNQESDVKDDLDKEECFDPQSFIKSLPELSEVELNDQPTLFPKQSPRRKSVTLVLDLDETLVHSTLEHCDNADFTFNIFFNMKDYTVYVKQRPFLHTFLERVSEMFEVIIFTASQSIYAKQLLDVLDPDEKFISRRVYRESCLFSDGNYTKDLTILGVDLSKVVIIDNSPQVFRLQVNNGIPIKSWFDDPSDCALMSLLPFLETLADADDVRPIIAKRYGNKE
- the LOC131633334 gene encoding uncharacterized protein LOC131633334 isoform X4, with translation MPSLKMKSKVSASCLAERNDLQICQTSKVISKNPCSKIVISAQEVEIDTTIQNCINVSSRMLPKDIATDQSNDGKEHLDYENSDSQHQFSELTNLCTENLETIFSPAFEPIEVHSQHYTEKVSFGDTNMEGVVADEGRNIRGFETCDVSDFYISDMIITNLPFCGNSLDDDVGETNYLSDFGSTEPSVVCASEQYTILPVREDDAKVGCTPDIMSCGEGAVVRESASLYSAIAQIRSCNQESDVKDDLDKEECFDPQSFIKSLPELSEVELNDQPTLFPKQSPRRKSVTLVLDLDETLVHSTLEHCDNADFTFNIFFNMKDYTVYVKQRPFLHTFLERVSEMFEVIIFTASQSIYAKQLLDVLDPDEKFISRRVYRESCLFSDGNYTKDLTILGVDLSKVVIIDNSPQVFRLQVNNGIPIKSWFDDPSDCALMSLLPFLETLADADDVRPIIAKRYGNKE